The DNA segment ATCGGTCGTAGGTCATGCGCACTCCTCCCGTGCGGCGGAGCCGTTCCACGCGCCATCACTCCCGACAACGCCCGGCGAACCGCAACTGTTCCCCTTACCACTGTGCCAGCTCCGGCGCGTTTCGGCGCGCGCCGCCGGATTCCGCCCGGTCCGTACCCGGGGCCAACGGGGACATACCACGCATCGACGGATGCTGCATGCGGGCGCACTCCGGCTTCGCGTAATGTCACGCTCACCTATTCCCGGCCGACGTGGTGCACTCGTGATCCGATTCGACAACGTCTCCAAGACCTACCCCAAGCAGAACCGCCCCGCCCTGCGGGATGTCTCCCTTGAGATCGAGAAGGGGGAGTTCGTCTTCCTGGTGGGTTCCTCCGGTTCAGGCAAGTCGACTTTTCTGAGGCTCGTCCTGCGCGAGGAGCGCACCAGCCACGGCATGGTGCACGTCCTCGGCAAGGACCTCGCGCGCCTGTCGAACTGGAAGGTGCCGCAGATGCGCCGCCAGCTCGGCACGGTCTTCCAGGACTTCCGCCTGCTGCCCAACAAGACCGTCGCGGAGAACGTCGCGTTCGCGCAGGAGGTCATCGGCAAGCCGCGCGGTGAGATCCGCAAGGCCGTGCCCCAGGTCCTCGACCTGGTCGGCCTCGGCGGCAAGGAGGACCGGATGCCCGGTGAGCTCTCCGGGGGTGAGCAGCAGCGCGTCGCCATCGCGCGGGCCTTCGTCAACCGCCCCATGCTGCTGATCGCGGACGAGCCGACCGGAAACCTCGACCCGCAGACTTCCGTCGGCATCATGAAGCTGCTGGACCGGATCAACCGGACCGGAACCACTGTGGTGATGGCAACCCACGACCAGCAGATCGTCGACCAGATGCGCAAGCGCGTCATCGAACTTGAGAAGGGCCGTCTCGTACGCGACCAGTCGCGCGGCGTCTACGGCTACCAGCACTGAAAGGACGCCATGCGCGCCCAGTTCGTCCTGTCGGAGATCGGCGTGGGTCTCCGCCGCAATCTCACGATGACCTTCGCGGTCATCGTCTCCGTCGCCCTGTCCCTCGCCCTGTTCGGTGGCTCGCTGCTCATGCGGGACCAGGTGAACACGATGAAGGGCTACTGGTACGACAAGGTCAACGTCTCGATCTTCCTCTGCTCCAAGGGTGATGTGGAATCCACCCCGAAGTGCGCCAAGGGTCCGGTGACCGAGGAGCAGAAGAAGTCGATCGAGACCGATCTGAACAAGATGACCGACCTGGTCCAGAAGGTCAGTTACGAGAGCACCGACGAGGCGTACAAGCACTATCAGCAGGAGTTCAAGGGCGCCCCGATGACGGGCTCCATCACCCCGGACCAGCTCCAGTCGTCGTTCCGCGTCAAGCTCAAGGACCCCACCAAGTACAAGGTGATCGCCACGGCGTTCGCCGGCCGGGACGGCGTGATGACCGTCCAGGACCAGCGCGGCATCCTGGAGAACCTCTTCGCGCTCCTCAACGGGATGAACGTGGCCGCCCTCTGTGTGATGGCCCTGATGCTGGTGATCGCGCTGATGCTGATCGTGAACACCGTGCGCGTATCGGCGTTCAGCCGCAGACGCGAGACCGGGATCATGCGTCTGGTGGGCGCGTCCAGCTTCTACATCCAGATGCCGTTCATCATGGAGGCCGCGTTCGCCGGTCTGCTGGGCGGACTTGTGGCCTGCGGGATGCTGCTCGTCGGCCGCTACTTCCTGATCGACCACGGCCTCTCCCTGCACGAGAAGCTGAACCTGATCGACTTCATCGGCTGGGACGCGGTCCTGTCGAAACTGCCGCTGGTACTGGCGATCGGGCTGCTGATGCCCGCGCTCGCCGCGCTCTTCGCGTTGCGCAAGTACCTGAAGGTGTGAGACACGCCCCGTGCGCCGTGGGGTGAACGCCCCGTACGGCGCACGGGCGTCGGTCTACAGTGGTCGCCATGTCAGGCCCGGAATTCGACGCGCCGCCCCGCAGCCTTCGCCGCGGGGCGGTTCTGACGTTGGTCTTCGCGAGTGTGCTCGCCACGGCTGCGGCCACCAACTCGCTGCCGGGTGACGAGCGGACGCCGCGCCCGGCCCGTACTCGCAGTGCCCCGGCCACCGTTGACGGCGCCGAGCTCGCCAGGGCGGCCTCGGACGCGGTCGCCGACGGCAAGTCCGGTACGAAGGCGGCCGAGGGCGTCGTCAGCCGCAGCGGCGACCGCTGGGGCGCTGTCTACGACCGGACCGGCTACGAGCAGTTCGAGGACGCACTCGACGGCGAGTACACCGGCGTGGGGCTGTGGGCCAGGCGCGGTCGTGACGGCCGGATCGAGGTGGCCAGGGTCCAGCCGGGCGGCCCGGCGGCGCGGGCCGGCCTCCGGGCCGGCGACCTGCTCCGTACGATCGACGGCCGCCAGGTCGGCACCCGGCCGGTGACCGACGTCCTCTCGCAGCTGCGCGGCGGCGACACCGCGTCCGTGCCGGGTACGCCGGTGGTCGTGGGCGTACGGCGCGGCGGTGACACCGTCACGAGGACCCTGCGCAGGGCCAGGCTCACCACCGACCCGGTCACCGTGGCGCGGCTGCCCGGCCGGGCGACCAGGATCACGGTCACCGCCTTCACCAAGGGCTCGGGCGCCCGGGTGCGCGAGGCCGTCCGGGCCGCTCCCGCGGGCGGCGGCATCCTGCTGGACCTCCGGGGCAACAGCGGCGGCCTGGTCGCGGAGGCCACCACGGCGGCCTCCGCGTTACTGGACGGCGGTCTGGTCGCCACGTACGACGTGCACGGCGTCCAGCACGCCCTGTACGCGCGGCGGGGCGGCGACACCGGCCGGCCGCTGGTCGTCCTGATCGACGGCGGCACGATGAGCGCGGCGGAGCTGCTCACGGGCGCTCTCCAGGACCGTGGCCGGGCGGTCACGGTCGGTTCCCGCACCTTCGGCAAGGGCTCGGTGCAGATGCCGAGCGCGCTGCCGGGCGGATCCGTGGCGGAGCTGACCGTGGGCCACTACCGGACTCCCGCGGGCCGCAGCGTCGACGGACGGGGCATCTCACCGGACGTGACGGCGGGCGATCGGGCCGAGTCGAGAGCCGAGACAGTATTGAGTGGCCTCGGGGGAGGGGCTTAGTGCGAAAATGGACGCACTATGGCTAAGGAAACCGGGCGGAAAATGATCGCCCAGCACAAAAAGGCACGGCACGACTACCTCATCCTCGACACGTACGAGTGCGGTCTCGTCCTGACCGGGACCGAGGTGAAGTCGCTGCGGATGGGCCGGGCGTCCCTGGTCGACGGCTTCGTCCAGATCGACAACCACGAGGCGTGGCTGCACAACGTCCACGTACCCGAGTACACCCAGGGCACCTGGACCAACCACAGCGCGCGGCGGAAGCGGAAGCTGCTGATGCACCGCATGGAGATCGACAAGCTGGAGTCGAAGGCACAGGAGTCGGGGCACACGATCGTGCCCCTGGCGCTGTACTTCAAGGACGGCAGGGCCAAGGTCGAGATCGCGCTGGCGAAGGGCAAGAAGGAGTACGACAAGCGGCAGACCCTGCGTGAGAAGCAGGACCGCCGCGAGACGGACCGGGCGGTCTCGGCGGTCCGCAGGAAGCAGCGCGCCTGACGCCGTTCCCTGACGCCGTCCCTGAGGCCGTCCCTGATGAGGGGACGGGCGGGTCTGTGGGCCGCCTGCGGGGCCATGGCGACCTGCGGGGAATACAGTGGCACCGTCGCACGTTGGTCACGTACGATGGCACTGCACCCCACGGGGCGCGGTACCACCTTGAAAAAACAACATGGGGATGATCGGTTTCGACAGCGGCTGTTGAAGCAGGTGAAGCGAGCCGAGGAAGCGGCAATGATCTCGTAAACCATATGTCGCAAAAAATAATCGCCAATTCTAAGCGCGATTCCCAGTCCTTCGCTCTCGCTGCCTAATAAGCAGTGACTGAAGGACCCTAAATGGGTGTCAGCCCGGGGAAGTTCCCGACCCGGATCCTGGCATAAGCTAGGGAACTAAACCACCGGTCCCGGTCACGGGGATCGGTGGGAAATCAAACAGTGACTGGGCCTGTCGGAGACTTGTTCGCGAGATCTCCGGGGCCGAGAAAATCGCAGCGAACTGCGCTCGGAGAAGCCCTGGTTCTGCACCGTTGGACGCGGGTTCGATTCCCGCCATCTCCACCACCCCATGTAGCCGCCGGCCCGTCGAGAACCTCGACGGGCCGGCGGCTTTTGTGCGCCCGGTGAACCGAGACCCTCAGACACGACCCATGCGGCGAAGCACCGTGCCCCTTGCACTCCGCAAGAGCCCGTCGAGTTCATCCAGCACTCAGACGTCGCCCCAGCCTGCGATGTCGGAGACTTCATCGGTGGCGGCAGCCATCTCGTCGCGGACCGGGGAAGACGTGTTTCGCATATTCACCAGGAAGTCGCTGTCTGCGATCCCGCGCTGCTGGGTCGCCAGCTCCTTCAACGAGTCGACGATCGAGTTCTGGGCCTCTTGTTCGAGGCGCTGAAGACGTCCAACCGGAGACTCCTGAAGGCCGGGCCTGACGATGACGCTCTGAACACGACTCAACATGAAGTCAAAAGTTCCGAGAATCGTCTCAAGTGTCTGCCCCGACATTTCGGCCCGCGCTGCACTGGGATTCAAGTGGACTGCAATCGCGTTGACGATGAGCATTGCGCATTGGTCAATGAAGAACCCCTTGCTGTCGGGATCCTCCGTGTTCAGCGATTCCGATTTCATCTCGAATTGGTCCAAGATGTCAATGAGGGTATCTTCGGATACGTTGCCCAGTGGCGCCTGCCAGGCAACTTCCAGCATCTCGGCGAACCACTCTGCATCTTCCGGATCGGCCAGTCGGGCGAGTACGCCACTGCCACGTTCGGCACACGCGAGGCAGAAAACGGCCAAAAGGCCGTCCGGTACGTCACGAAGAGCCGTGCAGGTGTCCGTATCGATAACGCATGTCGGACAAAGGTGTTGATTCACATTAAGCACCCTTCGTGACGGTCAGGAACCTTATCTCATTACAGACCTCGCACAATGGGCGTCACCCTGACGCCGCAGGATGACAAAATCTCAGAGATGGTATGGATGCAAATAGATTTGGGGCGTATTGAAAGAAATCACGCTCCCCGCCTCAGGGATGGAATCATTTGAGGCCATCTCGATCAGAATGATGTCGAGGCCAACTTTGATGGCGATCACTGCATCCTCGCCAACTGACTCGACCCGCCCAACAACGGTAACGCCATTGCATTGTGTGTTAATTCCGTGGATTTTCGTCGTGGCACCCTCCTCAAGAGTCCACTTTTCGACCTCCTCAGGCACATCAATCTCCACGTCATGAAAACCGGATCCCGGCACATCTCTTTCCCCCCAAATTCCCCATGCCGCCCCGTCCGGTCCTCTGAATTCCACCGATCGGCATTCGAGGTCCAGGATGCCGACTACTTCAATTCTCATTATTTCAACCCCAGTGGAACTCTTACCATTGTATTATCCACGATCCATGTGTTGGTGGGTGATATAAATGTCCAGGTTTCCTTGTGGAAGTGGAATCTTGTTGGCTTACTTCCCATTTCATGGGACCCCAATCGTATGCTTCGCAGCCCATCTGCCGAAACGAGGCGGTCTGGGTCCGGGACGCCTTTTCGCGGGTGGATGTCGGTGTAGGGCCCATCGCCCAGGAACCGTTCCCACTCTTCCATCGCTTGATGAGGCTTCAGGGGCTTTGGCGCCGTGATTTCCGGGGTGCGGACAATGGTTTCATCTGGTATTTTGCAGGGTCCAAGTCCTAGAGGATCGGACCCAACGTGAGGGTTGCGGACGTAGGCGGTGGGGTTGGGGTCCGGGGCGAGGCCGAGGGGGTCGGGGCTGAGGTACTGCGCCGATTCGGGGTCGTAGTAGCGGAAATAGTTGTAATGGAGCCCGTTCTCCGGATCGTAGTACTGCCCCGGAAACCGGAGGGGCGAGTAGGCCGTGCTGTTGACACCCCAGGCGGTATTGCCCCACAGAGTGGACCTCGCGCGCCAGGCAACCGCCCCCGATTCGTCAACCAACTCTCTCGGGGCCCCGACAAGATCCGTGACGATGGCGAAGAAGCGCGAATCGATCACTTGCTGACGGGCGTCCACTGCGCTGATGCGTTCTGTCTGCGCCACGGGCTGAAGTCCACTGTGGTCCCAGGTCAGAGTCACCGCCTCAGAGCGGTCAGTTGAAACGGTGGTCTGCTCACAGAGCACAGTGCCGTCCCAGGTGAAATCCACTTGCTCGACGACGTTGTCGCTTCCTGCAGCCAGTCGCTGCTTGGCGATGCGGCGGCCGAGTGCGTCATACAGGTAGCGCCAGCGGGTTCCATCGGGTGTCGTGACGCCCGTGAGATGATCCTCGGCATCCCACGTGTAACGCCAGGTATCACGCTTGCGCGACATCCTCGTCTTCTGGCGAAGGGTGACACGTCCTTGAGGATCGTGCTCGAAGCGGACACGGCCGGCACTGGTGATACTGGTGCCGTTGTAGGAACGAGGGCCGACAGCCTCATGACCGGGGTGGCTGGCAGGCCAGTCGGCGTGCGCCTGATTACCGGCCGCGTCGTACGTGTACCGCTCGCTCCAGTCATCGGCACGGACGGCGGTGACGCGCCCTGCTGGGTCGAGATCGAAGTGGCGAGTGCCGTTCAACTGGTCATCGAGGCGAACCAAGCTGTCATCAGACCGGTAGGAATAGGCGCGCCGCTGAATACTTCTGCCATCCGCGCCACTCAGTGCCTGGGAGGTCAAACGTCCCACCGCGTCGAAGGAGTTCGCCAAGGTGATGGCCTTGCCGACATGGCGGGACAACTCCTGTCCTGCGGAGTCGTGTTCGAAAGCAATGGTTCGCCCGGCAGTAAGCAATTCCATGCGCCGGCCTACTGCGTCATATTGGGACGTACTGACGGCTCCGATAGGGGTGGTACGGCTTACGCGACGGCCCAGGTCGTCATACGCGTAATGAGTAGCCCGCCCGCCGACTGTTTCAGACAGTGGCCTTCCGGCCCTGTCGCGCTGCAGGATTACGGTCGTATCGGAATTTACGGCTTGTACGAGTTGCCCCGCTATGTCGTAAACATAGTCGCTGATGGTCTCGCCCACATACTTGCGTGCGATCTGACCGAGTGCGCTTCGTTCGTAGCGGATGGTCTGCCCCGCTGAGTTGGTGCGCGCGACCAGGCGTCCGGTTGGGTCATGCCCGTAGAGGAGCGTACGGCCGTCGAAGTCGGACTCAGAAAGTAGACGCCCAGCCGGATCGTAGTTGTACTGCCATACCAACCCTCGGGGATTGCGGACCTCGGCCAAGCGTAGTTCGGTGTCGTGCAAAAACTCATAGCGGAGGCCATCGGGTTCGGTGCGAGACATGATGAGATCGAACTCTGTGTATTCGAACCGAGTGACCCCGCCCATCGCATCGGTATGACTGGTGCAGTTTCCTTCCCCGTCGTACGCCCAGGACTCAACAGCGCCATCCGGCAGAGTGCGACGCGTCAGGTTCCCTTCAACCGTCCATTCGAGGAGGGTGCGGTTTCCGAGAGGGTCCGTAATCGATGCCGGGTTACCGAAGGGATGGCGTTCATACCGGGTTTTCGCGCCCAGTGGGTCACTGATCTCCATGGTCAGACCAGCGGGATTGCACCGGATTCGGGTGGTCTGGCTGAGAGCGTCCGTCACTGAAGTCAGGTGACCCGCTCTGTTGTGGGTATAGCGGGTTGTGGTCCCTGCAGGATCCGTCAGAGCGCTTCGGTTGCCGCGTTCGTCATATTCCTGGCTCCATTGGACGCCGCCCGGCCCTGTGATCGTGGTGGGGAGCCCAAGGCTGTTGTACTCAGCCGTTGTTGCTTGACCGTCCGGGCGCACGGTTCCCTTGAGGCGTCCCTGATCGTCATAGGTATAGCGGGTGGTGTGGCCGAGTGGGTCGGTGACAGCGGTGAGGTGGTGGTCGGTGTCCCATTGTTGGTGGGTGGTGTGGCCGAGTGGGTTGGTCTCGCGGATGAGGCGGTAGGCGTCGTTGTGCTGGTAGTGGCTGGTGTGGCCGAGGGAGTTGGTGACGCTGGTGGTGCGAGTGGTGTCGTTGTAGCTGAGGGTTCCGGAGAGGTAGCCGCCGGTGCCGTGGGTGCGGATGACCCGGCCCTGCGCGTCGTACGTATACGTATAGGTGGTGTCGTTGCGGTCGATCCAGGAGGTGATGCGGCTGTCGGTGTCGTAGGTGAAGCGCAGGGGGAGGCCGGAGGAGTTGGTGACGTCGGTGAGGTGGCCTTCGTCGTTGTAGCCGTAGGAGAGCAGTGTGGTGCCGGGCGAGTCCGTGGCGTGGGGGTCGATCAGGCGTAGGGCGGTGATGCGGGGTTGGGTGGGGTGGTGGTCGAGGGCGATGCGGTAGCCCCCGGTGTGGCTGACCTCGACTGGGGTGCCGTTGTCGGTGTAGTGGAGGGTGATGCGCTGGTTGTTGCGGTCGACGATGGCCTGGAGGGGCAGGTCGATGGCTTGGTTGTCGTCGGTGGGCTGGGGGGTGTGGAAGATGTGGGCGAGCCCGGTGTCGGGGTCGGTGATGCGCAGTCCGCCGTCGGTCTCGGTGTCCCAGGTCAGGGCGAGGCGTGACCCGGTTTCCGGGTGGACGGGTGTGTTGGTCTCGGGGTCGGGGCGGGGGTAGGTGAGGCGGGCGCCGTCGGGGGCGGTGTAGATGACTCCCTCGTCGTCGACCTGAATACGCTGGTCGAGGGTGGAGGCCCAGGAGGGCCCGAACCAGCCGCCCCACCGGTAGGACGAGATATGCGTCCGTTCCAGGACGAGAGGGAGCGTGCCCGGGAGGGTGACGTCGGTCTGCGGCAGGAGCATGTCGCCGGTGGCGACATCGATCGGGTCGAGTTTGCATTCCTTGAACATCCCGCGGATCGAGGCGGGAAGCTTCTCCCACTCCGAGGGCCGCAACTTCAGGCGGGACAACCCTGACCCGTTGAGGTTCAGAGCCTTCGCGAGGTCGGCCATCTCACCCGGCTTCAGGGCTTTGAGGCCCTTCCCGAGGGCTTTGCCGAGGAAGCCGAGACCGACCCCGGCGACGGCGCCCTCGGTGAGGAGTTTCGCGAGTTTCCCGGGGTCTTTGAATGCGCCGGGGTCTTCGAGGGCGGTGGTGAAGGCGGTGAACTTCATGCCCTCACCGGCGAGTTTCCCGACCTTCGCGACGGTCTTGATGTCCTTCAGTGCCTTCAGGGCCCGCTCGACGTTACGGACGGCCTCCATCACCGTGCGCACGGTGGCGCCCAGTGCGCTGCCTTCCTCCTCGATCCGCGTGACCAACGCGATGACCTTCAGCGCACGCTCACCCGCCACCAGGGTCGAGGCGACCTCGGACATCCCCGCCGTCAGCACCGACAGGGCCAGGCCGGCGATCTCGAACTCGGCGATCTCCGCGACCATCACCCCGATCTGGGTGATCAACTCATGCGCCTCATCGGCGAACTCGTCGAGCGCCGTCGCACCACCACGCAGGGAATGCGCCATGTCCGTGGCGTGCTTGCGCATCGTCCGCGCCCGCTTGGAGAACGCCTTCGCGGTCTCGCCCTCCCACGTCACACCCGACATCGCCACTTCAGCACCGTGAGCAGCGTCCTCCAGCCCCTTGGCCAGAGCCCGCCAGTGCTTCGCTATCTCCCGGACCCCATCAGGATCGACCGCCGGATCAGTGATCCCCAGGAACTCCAGACCACTGGCCATCGTGTCCCCGAAGGCA comes from the Streptomyces sp. NBC_01471 genome and includes:
- the smpB gene encoding SsrA-binding protein SmpB; the encoded protein is MAKETGRKMIAQHKKARHDYLILDTYECGLVLTGTEVKSLRMGRASLVDGFVQIDNHEAWLHNVHVPEYTQGTWTNHSARRKRKLLMHRMEIDKLESKAQESGHTIVPLALYFKDGRAKVEIALAKGKKEYDKRQTLREKQDRRETDRAVSAVRRKQRA
- a CDS encoding S41 family peptidase, with protein sequence MSGPEFDAPPRSLRRGAVLTLVFASVLATAAATNSLPGDERTPRPARTRSAPATVDGAELARAASDAVADGKSGTKAAEGVVSRSGDRWGAVYDRTGYEQFEDALDGEYTGVGLWARRGRDGRIEVARVQPGGPAARAGLRAGDLLRTIDGRQVGTRPVTDVLSQLRGGDTASVPGTPVVVGVRRGGDTVTRTLRRARLTTDPVTVARLPGRATRITVTAFTKGSGARVREAVRAAPAGGGILLDLRGNSGGLVAEATTAASALLDGGLVATYDVHGVQHALYARRGGDTGRPLVVLIDGGTMSAAELLTGALQDRGRAVTVGSRTFGKGSVQMPSALPGGSVAELTVGHYRTPAGRSVDGRGISPDVTAGDRAESRAETVLSGLGGGA
- the ftsX gene encoding permease-like cell division protein FtsX; translation: MRAQFVLSEIGVGLRRNLTMTFAVIVSVALSLALFGGSLLMRDQVNTMKGYWYDKVNVSIFLCSKGDVESTPKCAKGPVTEEQKKSIETDLNKMTDLVQKVSYESTDEAYKHYQQEFKGAPMTGSITPDQLQSSFRVKLKDPTKYKVIATAFAGRDGVMTVQDQRGILENLFALLNGMNVAALCVMALMLVIALMLIVNTVRVSAFSRRRETGIMRLVGASSFYIQMPFIMEAAFAGLLGGLVACGMLLVGRYFLIDHGLSLHEKLNLIDFIGWDAVLSKLPLVLAIGLLMPALAALFALRKYLKV
- the ftsE gene encoding cell division ATP-binding protein FtsE, whose protein sequence is MIRFDNVSKTYPKQNRPALRDVSLEIEKGEFVFLVGSSGSGKSTFLRLVLREERTSHGMVHVLGKDLARLSNWKVPQMRRQLGTVFQDFRLLPNKTVAENVAFAQEVIGKPRGEIRKAVPQVLDLVGLGGKEDRMPGELSGGEQQRVAIARAFVNRPMLLIADEPTGNLDPQTSVGIMKLLDRINRTGTTVVMATHDQQIVDQMRKRVIELEKGRLVRDQSRGVYGYQH
- a CDS encoding DUF6531 domain-containing protein, which produces MVDLNPLHWISKANHAFGDTMASGLEFLGITDPAVDPDGVREIAKHWRALAKGLEDAAHGAEVAMSGVTWEGETAKAFSKRARTMRKHATDMAHSLRGGATALDEFADEAHELITQIGVMVAEIAEFEIAGLALSVLTAGMSEVASTLVAGERALKVIALVTRIEEEGSALGATVRTVMEAVRNVERALKALKDIKTVAKVGKLAGEGMKFTAFTTALEDPGAFKDPGKLAKLLTEGAVAGVGLGFLGKALGKGLKALKPGEMADLAKALNLNGSGLSRLKLRPSEWEKLPASIRGMFKECKLDPIDVATGDMLLPQTDVTLPGTLPLVLERTHISSYRWGGWFGPSWASTLDQRIQVDDEGVIYTAPDGARLTYPRPDPETNTPVHPETGSRLALTWDTETDGGLRITDPDTGLAHIFHTPQPTDDNQAIDLPLQAIVDRNNQRITLHYTDNGTPVEVSHTGGYRIALDHHPTQPRITALRLIDPHATDSPGTTLLSYGYNDEGHLTDVTNSSGLPLRFTYDTDSRITSWIDRNDTTYTYTYDAQGRVIRTHGTGGYLSGTLSYNDTTRTTSVTNSLGHTSHYQHNDAYRLIRETNPLGHTTHQQWDTDHHLTAVTDPLGHTTRYTYDDQGRLKGTVRPDGQATTAEYNSLGLPTTITGPGGVQWSQEYDERGNRSALTDPAGTTTRYTHNRAGHLTSVTDALSQTTRIRCNPAGLTMEISDPLGAKTRYERHPFGNPASITDPLGNRTLLEWTVEGNLTRRTLPDGAVESWAYDGEGNCTSHTDAMGGVTRFEYTEFDLIMSRTEPDGLRYEFLHDTELRLAEVRNPRGLVWQYNYDPAGRLLSESDFDGRTLLYGHDPTGRLVARTNSAGQTIRYERSALGQIARKYVGETISDYVYDIAGQLVQAVNSDTTVILQRDRAGRPLSETVGGRATHYAYDDLGRRVSRTTPIGAVSTSQYDAVGRRMELLTAGRTIAFEHDSAGQELSRHVGKAITLANSFDAVGRLTSQALSGADGRSIQRRAYSYRSDDSLVRLDDQLNGTRHFDLDPAGRVTAVRADDWSERYTYDAAGNQAHADWPASHPGHEAVGPRSYNGTSITSAGRVRFEHDPQGRVTLRQKTRMSRKRDTWRYTWDAEDHLTGVTTPDGTRWRYLYDALGRRIAKQRLAAGSDNVVEQVDFTWDGTVLCEQTTVSTDRSEAVTLTWDHSGLQPVAQTERISAVDARQQVIDSRFFAIVTDLVGAPRELVDESGAVAWRARSTLWGNTAWGVNSTAYSPLRFPGQYYDPENGLHYNYFRYYDPESAQYLSPDPLGLAPDPNPTAYVRNPHVGSDPLGLGPCKIPDETIVRTPEITAPKPLKPHQAMEEWERFLGDGPYTDIHPRKGVPDPDRLVSADGLRSIRLGSHEMGSKPTRFHFHKETWTFISPTNTWIVDNTMVRVPLGLK